One genomic segment of [Phormidium] sp. ETS-05 includes these proteins:
- a CDS encoding DNA polymerase beta superfamily protein, with protein MTNDKPFPAIPKHPYPLVFATISGAHLYGVPSPDSDCDIRGVHILPLPEIVGLNPLRETVEISAMSPDRWQVDLVTHDLKKFALMLLKKNGYVLEQLYSPLVIHTSPAHSELKEIAKTCITRHHCYHYLGFAQTQWQLFAKETPHRVKPLLYIFRVLMTGIYLMRTGQIEADALKLNQEFNLPYLPDLIDRKKAGNEQIVISGENDLSFYEAEWQRLYHELKAASASSQLPDRPTGQDALHDLLVRVRLGNK; from the coding sequence ATGACCAATGACAAACCGTTTCCCGCCATTCCCAAGCATCCCTATCCTCTGGTGTTCGCCACCATCAGCGGCGCTCATTTGTACGGGGTTCCCTCCCCAGACTCCGATTGTGATATCCGGGGAGTTCACATTTTACCTTTACCAGAAATAGTGGGATTAAACCCGCTCCGGGAAACCGTGGAAATCTCGGCAATGTCACCCGATCGCTGGCAAGTAGATTTAGTCACCCACGACTTAAAAAAATTTGCTTTAATGCTCCTGAAAAAAAATGGGTATGTTTTGGAGCAACTATATTCTCCCCTAGTTATCCATACCAGTCCCGCTCATAGCGAGTTAAAGGAAATCGCCAAAACCTGTATCACCCGTCACCATTGTTACCACTATCTGGGTTTTGCCCAAACTCAGTGGCAGCTTTTTGCCAAAGAAACCCCTCACCGGGTGAAACCGCTACTCTATATATTCCGAGTTTTAATGACTGGAATATATTTGATGCGCACTGGACAAATCGAGGCCGATGCTCTCAAATTAAACCAAGAGTTTAATTTGCCTTATTTGCCGGATTTGATAGACCGCAAAAAAGCCGGAAATGAGCAAATTGTGATTAGTGGCGAAAATGATTTATCATTTTATGAGGCAGAATGGCAGCGGCTCTACCATGAATTAAAAGCGGCGAGCGCCTCCAGTCAATTACCCGATCGTCCCACTGGTCAAGACGCCCTCCATGATTTGCTGGTGCGCGTGCGACTGGGGAACAAGTAA